The stretch of DNA CAAAGTGACTCAGAAGGTCAGTTTTTTTTCCTCAAATGCACTTACGACCTATTCCCCTTGCAAGATAAACTCCAAGAATGTATGCTCAAATATACACCATGCTGTGCGACACATTGTATATGAAGCAGTCAAGAGGGAGAGCATAACTAACCTGTAGATTCAACGATGCCTTCCAGGATCACAATGATTTCAAACTGTTCTCTCTTCAAGGAGTCTGCAGACATTTCCCAGAAAGGACTGCTGTCATTTATATCATGGGTTATGGTCTGTGGTTCCACCAGGAAGAGTCGGTCTTTCCCTGTGTCGTAGCCAAGATTAATTTCTGTCTGCTCCAGAGGTATGAATTCGCCTTCTTTTGTTTGCCTGGATTTGATGAGCTTGGCTCTTAGCTTTGCGTCAACCATGTGGCTGTCCCGTAGGTCACCAACCCTGAACATCAGGCAAAAGCACTCATCTCTGGGTGATACCACAGCATACTTGCTGAATTTCAGAGTCTCGGCTCGCTTCTTGGGCCGTGAGATCTTCACAAACACACAGCCCACCATCATGGCGTCAATCATAGAGCCAACGATGCACTGAGCTATGAGTAAAATGACCCCTTCTGCACAATTTGAAGTCACCATGCGAGAGCCATAACCAATTGTCCTTTGACTTTCAATAGAGAGCAGCAAGGCAGAGATAAAGTCATCCACGTTATTGAAGCAAGGTTTCCAGTTCACTTCCCCCACATGATTGATGTCATTTCTAAAGTAAGCGACTAAGAAGTAAAGAGTTCCAAAGGTCATCCAGGTCACAAGGTAACACATTGAGAAGACCACGAGGAACCAGCGATACTTCAGGTCCACTATTGTAGTGAAAAAGTCCAACAGGAATCTCTGCTTTTCTTGAATGTAACCAAGATTCACTTGGCATTTGCCATCTTTCATTACGTACCGTTGTCGCTTCTGTTGATTTGAAACATTGAAGAGTTGCCTGGTGTCATCTATCAGTTTACAACGCTGCTTTGGTGATGTGGGAACAGTTGAGAAATTTCTTGTTGACGGTCGAAAATTGCGGTTATGATTTGGGAGGTTGGGAAGACTGCCAGCATGTGGTAGGAACCACTTGGAGTTGATATCTGGCACCATTTTCTCTCTGGGTAATATGCGGTGACGTTTGTAACGCTCATCCACATCGCTGGGTGCACGCAACCTGGGCTGTACAGCTGCGTTGGGTGCAGGTGACTGCCAGTTCATATCTGGACTGGAAATATGGAGGAGAGCTGAAGCACTGTTGGTTGTATGGGCTTCACAGTCGTTGTAGTCTAAGTTTGAAATGTTGCTCATTCTCCCTGAAGCTGCTGAATTCCTACATTGTGGAGATTGTGCCGTTTCTTCTATCAACTTGGTTTCTGACTGCATGAGAGAAATTATTGAAATATTTGTAGTTTGCCTTAAAAATTATTCCCCACTCCTaattaacaaaacaaaaattagaGGTTAATTTGACCTGAAATACTGGTGGAAATTGACCAAGATATGATCAATGACTtatgataagcttttcccattgagagtagggaagattcaaacaagaggacatgacttgagaattatgggacagaagtttaggggtaacatgagggaggacttctttactcagtgagtggtaCCTGTGTGTAATGATCTTCCAGTggtagtggtggaggtaggttcgattttatcatttaaaaataaattggagaggtatatggacaggaaaggaatggagggttatggtcggagtgcaggtagatgcgactaggtgttcggcacggactagaagtgccgagatggcctgtttctgtgctgtaattgttatatggttatatggttataatcaccTTTGTCCTACCAAATTCACGCCGACCATCAAGCATGGTCCTTTCCAGAGGGAGAGACTGCCTACCCATTAATTTTATTAACTAGAACTTCTGACACCACGTTCATCCCATATTCACTCTTTGTAATATGAAAAATAATTATTAATCAACTTAGGCGTGGATTTCATGAAACATTGGCAGGCAACATTAAAGTTTTTTTCTTATAGCAATTTTCAGGAACTTTCTGACTCACTGTTGTAACAATAGTCAGTCACATGCAACTATCGCTAGAGGTAGGATGGGATCAACAGCCCACACATAGATGCAGCACGTATGTTATATTGCTGATCCCACATAGTTCTGTTTGAATCTAGCTCCCAAATAGAAAAGCCATTGAACATGAACTATATGGAGCAGTTAGTAGAATCATACAAAATACAGCAtgtacacaggcccttcagcccacctggtccagtctgaccatcaagcaccaatttacactaatcctatttaatTCTCTCCTCATCCCTATCAGATCCCCCAAAGTTCTATCACTCACCTATGTGTTGCAATGGCCAGTTAACTCTAATCGTCCAATATGTGATCAATCACCTATGATATTGTTCTCCCATTAACCAATCTGCTGTTGATTCTAATATTTTATATCAGTTCAAATGCTGTGCAATAACTCTAACATGTAAAGTCATTTTGGGGGTGATTGAGGATGCTGAAGGTCAAACAAACTGGGCAACTATAAATCAGTAGCTCTCTTTATGAGCTCAGAAGCTCCTCTTTCATGCCATCTTCGAGAACAGTGTAGTACAGGATTATACAGGGTTATAATTGATTGGCACAGAATTGGGTTATTTGTCCCAACAAGTTTGTGCTGCCATTTCTGCTCGACTCGTATCTCACTCCATTTCTATCCAATTTTATCAGCATAagaaaataaagaacacagaGTTCTGGAtttaactcagcgagtcatgtAACACATAGAGGACATGGACAAATGACGAagtatcccaacctgaaacatcggcgTTCCAtttccatcacagatgctgcatgacccgctaagttagtccagaactttgtgtcttttattgctaaaccaccatttgcagttccccATGTCTCCACTCTATCAGCATAAGCCTCTATTCTATTCTCCACAAATACTTCTCTTTCCTTTCCATGAATATATCTATGTTATTCACTTTAACCACTCGCTGTAATAGAGGATTTTTCATTCGTTGAAGTTGACACTTTGGATAGAGCTTTCTTCTGAATTCCGAACTGTCTCTTAACCTTGGCCACTGGTAATAGCCCTTTGCTCGAGGAAAAGTTTCCTTATATCCTTTCTGTCGAAACTACATCTTTTAAAGAACCGTACCAGGTTTTTAAAATTTGGTAAACATAGATTGGCAAATTTTCATGACAGCGCCATTGATTCTTGTATTTATGATTTAACAAAGCAATGTTTCACAACAGCAAACAGTGCACTGCTCTGCCTATACAAATACGCAGTGTCAAAATACTCCTAATAGATCTCACCCAACGTTTGGGATTTCTGTAATTTCACTTTACAGGAAAGTTTCACTTTACCAGGATTGTATCCATTCTATAAAGCAAGCAAAGGCTGTTTCATGTCCCCAACTCAGCTGTATTTTTTCAAGAGACCCATCCATATCCTAGTCTGCTGCTGTTTAATGGCAAGTTATTATTAGGCAGCCAACCAAATTTGTAGTCCAACAGTAAGAAAGTTCTTGGGGCGATGGAGGTATTGAATTTTGATTACGAGTGTAAACACAATTAAGAACATCAGAAATTGTACTTGCCAATGCACTGCCAGTTTTATTGCCACCAATTGTAAAACCTAATTTGTGATCCTGGATTAGATCAACCAATTTAGAAATAGTTGAGCATAAGTTTTCTAAACGGATAATAACATCAGAAATACGTCCATGAATGGTAATAATCTTATTGACGCTGCTTTGAAGTTGGTGATACTATTGTTGAATTTCTTCAGCAATTCCACTTTAATGCTCAATCTTCATTCCTTTCAAATATGCCCATCACATTCTTGCATCATCATTACTTACCAGGCCAAATGGGATAGTAGGAAAAATGTTTTTATATCAAACTACACATTTGTCAAATAGTCAATAATTTATAACGGAGTTAAAATAATTATCATATGCAGTAGATTATTCAATGGTTAGGACTGTTTCTCATTCAACTGGAACACTACATGTAAATTTACCAaccattactgaaaatgttccaTATCGACCTGCATCCATCACAAGTCTTGGGAGATATGCCAACATGTGCTTGCCTTTAGGAGTTTGAGCTGGAGGTATGGAGTTTCGACGGTTTCTGTTCTCCTTGTACTTAGTTGGCGTAGAGTTAACGTGTTGATAAGCATGGACGTCATTGTCTCTGTACAGATCCATGCTACAGCTCATCGTGGTCGTTTTCATGGTGGATTTTACTGCAATATACAACACATAGTAATGCCTCCCTCACTCGTGATGAATAAAGAGTTCCCCTTGTTAGTTTAGAATCAACCTGATGAAATACTTTGGAGATGATCTCTCCGTTTTAAATGCGTTaaagtaactttttttttaatgcatgttTTGTTTTCCTGTATTAAAATGCAAAATAGCGAGGAGAGTGAAAACCTGAAATAGAGAAGACAGGAAATGGTTGAAAtgcgcagcaggtcaggcagcatcaaaggagAGAAAATcagagttag from Leucoraja erinacea ecotype New England chromosome 32, Leri_hhj_1, whole genome shotgun sequence encodes:
- the LOC129712341 gene encoding G protein-activated inward rectifier potassium channel 4-like yields the protein MQSETKLIEETAQSPQCRNSAASGRMSNISNLDYNDCEAHTTNSASALLHISSPDMNWQSPAPNAAVQPRLRAPSDVDERYKRHRILPREKMVPDINSKWFLPHAGSLPNLPNHNRNFRPSTRNFSTVPTSPKQRCKLIDDTRQLFNVSNQQKRQRYVMKDGKCQVNLGYIQEKQRFLLDFFTTIVDLKYRWFLVVFSMCYLVTWMTFGTLYFLVAYFRNDINHVGEVNWKPCFNNVDDFISALLLSIESQRTIGYGSRMVTSNCAEGVILLIAQCIVGSMIDAMMVGCVFVKISRPKKRAETLKFSKYAVVSPRDECFCLMFRVGDLRDSHMVDAKLRAKLIKSRQTKEGEFIPLEQTEINLGYDTGKDRLFLVEPQTITHDINDSSPFWEMSADSLKREQFEIIVILEGIVESTG